From a single Streptomyces rubradiris genomic region:
- a CDS encoding TAXI family TRAP transporter solute-binding subunit yields the protein MSKRFPRVGRRAALRGAAVGVVALGLLLWWLLPLGEKPPSGTIVFSTGTPRGVYQEYGERLRTEMGEDMPGLTVNLLHSAGSQENVERLASGRADFTIAAADAVAAYGLRQGKGAERLRGVARLYDDYVQLIVAPGSGINDVKQLRHKRVAIGQPDSGVRLIAERVLGAADIDPRKDIIPTSDGIDTGPGRLREGKIDAFFWSGGLPTKGLAALAQKGAFQFVPIGDELVAKLHDQGEWARYYRPTKIPESAYPNVQRGAEVPTIAVSNVLVTRTDVDPRLTEWVTRTVIKSRDGIGAHVHSAQLVDLRTAIYTDPLPLQEGARRYYRSVKP from the coding sequence ATGTCCAAGAGGTTCCCCCGGGTCGGCAGGCGCGCGGCGCTGCGAGGCGCGGCCGTCGGTGTCGTGGCGCTCGGGCTGCTGTTGTGGTGGCTGCTGCCGCTGGGCGAGAAGCCGCCGAGCGGGACGATCGTGTTCAGCACGGGTACGCCCCGCGGGGTGTACCAGGAGTACGGCGAGCGCCTGCGCACCGAGATGGGCGAGGACATGCCGGGACTGACGGTGAACCTGCTCCACAGCGCCGGTTCCCAGGAGAACGTGGAGCGGCTGGCGTCCGGGCGGGCGGACTTCACCATCGCGGCGGCCGACGCGGTGGCGGCGTACGGGCTCCGGCAGGGCAAGGGTGCCGAGCGGCTGCGCGGGGTGGCCCGGCTCTACGACGACTACGTGCAGCTCATCGTGGCCCCGGGCTCGGGCATCAACGACGTCAAGCAGCTGCGGCACAAGCGGGTGGCGATCGGACAGCCGGATTCGGGGGTGCGGCTGATAGCCGAGCGGGTGCTCGGGGCCGCCGATATCGATCCACGCAAGGACATCATCCCGACCTCGGACGGCATCGACACCGGGCCGGGACGGCTGCGGGAGGGGAAGATCGACGCCTTCTTCTGGTCCGGCGGGCTGCCCACGAAGGGGCTGGCCGCGCTGGCGCAGAAGGGTGCCTTCCAGTTCGTGCCGATCGGCGACGAGTTGGTCGCCAAGCTGCACGACCAGGGCGAGTGGGCGCGTTACTACCGGCCCACGAAGATCCCCGAATCGGCCTACCCGAACGTGCAGCGGGGGGCCGAGGTGCCGACGATCGCCGTGTCCAACGTGCTGGTGACCCGTACGGACGTCGATCCCCGGCTGACCGAGTGGGTGACCCGCACGGTGATCAAGAGCCGGGACGGCATCGGCGCCCATGTCCACTCCGCGCAACTGGTCGACCTGCGCACCGCCATCTACACCGACCCGCTGCCGCTCCAGGAGGGCGCCCGGCGCTACTACCGGTCGGTCAAGCCCTGA
- a CDS encoding cation:proton antiporter yields the protein MTTNQLFALFCDLALIIVLARILGAAAQRLSQPAVIGEVLAGILLGPTLLGHSVPEFLFPPGVRPMLTALADVGMAVFMFIVGLELDRKILRGTGRLAVTVAVSCILLPFVLGTLLALVLAEEHAQGHRLGFVLFMGTAMSVTAFPVLARILTDRKMQHTPIGGLALACAAIGDVLAWCMLAAVVALVGGGGGDQWLLLLLVPYAGVMVWVVRPLLRRLVVAGGSRLTPAVLTVVLAGLLVSGAVTERIGLHFIFGAFLFGVVMPKESTERLRADIVNRIGDVSGQLLQPVFFIIVGLKVDLSDLGGSGWLDFALILLVAVSGKFVGAFLSARAFRVTARQSAVLATLMNTRGLTELIILTAGLQLGVLDERLYSLMVVMAVVTTAMAGPLLAVLRPRALADQDPVIPVRNAQPPATKR from the coding sequence ATGACTACGAACCAGCTGTTCGCACTCTTTTGCGACCTCGCCCTCATCATCGTGCTCGCCCGGATACTGGGCGCCGCGGCGCAGCGATTATCCCAGCCCGCGGTCATCGGAGAAGTGCTCGCGGGAATTCTGCTCGGCCCCACTCTCCTGGGTCATTCCGTGCCGGAATTCCTGTTTCCCCCCGGGGTACGGCCGATGCTCACCGCACTCGCCGATGTGGGCATGGCCGTATTCATGTTCATCGTGGGTCTGGAACTGGACCGGAAGATCCTGCGCGGCACCGGACGGCTGGCCGTCACCGTGGCGGTCTCCTGCATCCTGCTGCCGTTCGTACTCGGCACGCTGCTCGCCCTGGTGCTGGCCGAGGAGCACGCCCAGGGGCACCGGCTGGGTTTTGTGCTCTTCATGGGCACGGCGATGTCGGTGACCGCTTTCCCGGTGCTGGCGCGGATCCTCACGGACCGCAAGATGCAGCACACCCCGATCGGCGGGCTGGCGCTGGCCTGCGCCGCGATCGGTGACGTGCTCGCCTGGTGCATGCTCGCCGCCGTGGTGGCCCTGGTCGGCGGAGGGGGTGGCGACCAGTGGCTCCTGCTGCTGCTCGTGCCGTACGCCGGGGTGATGGTGTGGGTGGTCCGTCCGTTGCTGCGCAGGCTGGTCGTCGCCGGCGGCTCCCGGCTGACCCCGGCGGTGCTGACGGTCGTGCTCGCGGGGCTTCTCGTCTCGGGGGCGGTCACCGAGCGGATCGGCCTGCATTTCATCTTCGGCGCTTTCCTTTTCGGCGTGGTGATGCCGAAGGAATCCACAGAGCGGCTGCGCGCGGACATCGTCAACCGGATCGGCGATGTGAGCGGTCAGTTGCTGCAACCGGTCTTCTTCATCATCGTGGGCCTGAAAGTCGACCTGTCGGATCTGGGCGGGTCGGGTTGGCTGGACTTCGCGCTCATTCTGCTCGTGGCGGTCAGCGGGAAATTCGTCGGCGCGTTCCTGAGCGCCCGGGCCTTCCGCGTCACGGCGCGCCAGTCGGCGGTTCTCGCCACGCTCATGAACACCAGAGGACTCACCGAACTGATCATTCTGACCGCCGGGCTGCAACTCGGCGTCCTGGACGAGCGCTTGTACTCGCTGATGGTCGTGATGGCGGTCGTGACGACGGCGATGGCCGGTCCGCTGCTCGCCGTCCTGCGGCCGCGCGCCCTGGCCGACCAGGACCCCGTCATCCCGGTCCGCAACGCCCAGCCGCCGGCCACCAAGCGCTGA
- a CDS encoding MazG nucleotide pyrophosphohydrolase domain-containing protein: protein MSTSPARLVHEFHRAFGLDVRDTPTEVDPGLAAHRGELLAEEAAEVAEVAVQGPLDRLAHELADVVYVAYGTALVHGIDLDEVIAEIHRANMSKLGPDGQVARRADGKVLKGEHYRAPDVSAVLRRQGWIPGGDGA, encoded by the coding sequence ATGAGCACTTCGCCCGCCCGCCTCGTCCACGAGTTCCACCGCGCCTTCGGCCTCGACGTGCGCGACACCCCGACGGAGGTGGACCCCGGCCTGGCCGCCCACCGGGGTGAACTCCTCGCCGAGGAGGCGGCGGAGGTCGCCGAGGTCGCGGTCCAGGGCCCGCTGGACCGGCTCGCGCACGAACTGGCCGACGTGGTGTACGTGGCCTACGGCACGGCCCTGGTGCACGGCATCGACCTCGACGAGGTGATCGCCGAGATCCACCGCGCCAACATGAGCAAGCTCGGTCCGGATGGACAAGTCGCCCGCCGGGCCGACGGCAAGGTGCTCAAGGGGGAGCACTACCGCGCCCCGGACGTCTCCGCCGTACTGCGCCGCCAGGGGTGGATACCGGGCGGCGACGGCGCCTGA
- a CDS encoding response regulator transcription factor encodes MRLLLVEDDNHVAAALSAVLARHGFQVTHARSGEEALQALVPEGNGFGVVLLDLGLPDQDGYEVCGKIRKRTSTPVIMVTARADVRSRIHGLNLGADDYVVKPYDTGELLARIHAVSRRTVQEDPVTGGESALLLGSVRIELPTRQVSVDGAAIQLTRKEFDLLALLAQRPGVVFRREQIISEVWRTSWEGTGRTLEVHVASLRAKLRQPALIETVRGVGYRLVAPAA; translated from the coding sequence ATGAGACTGCTGCTCGTCGAGGACGACAACCACGTCGCCGCGGCCCTGTCCGCCGTCCTCGCGCGCCACGGCTTCCAGGTCACCCACGCGCGCAGCGGCGAGGAGGCCCTCCAGGCGCTCGTCCCCGAGGGCAACGGCTTCGGCGTCGTACTGCTCGACCTCGGCCTGCCCGACCAGGACGGCTACGAGGTCTGCGGCAAGATACGCAAGCGCACCAGCACCCCGGTGATCATGGTCACCGCCCGCGCCGACGTACGCTCCCGCATCCACGGCCTCAACCTGGGCGCCGACGACTACGTGGTCAAGCCGTACGACACCGGGGAACTGCTCGCCCGGATCCACGCCGTCAGCCGGCGCACCGTTCAGGAAGACCCCGTCACCGGCGGCGAGAGCGCCCTGCTGCTCGGCTCCGTCCGGATCGAACTGCCCACCCGCCAGGTCAGCGTGGACGGCGCGGCGATCCAGTTGACCCGCAAGGAGTTCGACCTGCTCGCCCTGCTCGCGCAGCGGCCCGGCGTGGTCTTCCGGCGCGAGCAGATCATCAGCGAGGTCTGGCGCACCAGTTGGGAGGGCACCGGCCGCACCCTGGAGGTGCACGTCGCCTCCCTGCGCGCCAAACTGCGCCAGCCCGCGCTGATCGAGACCGTACGCGGCGTCGGCTACCGGCTCGTCGCCCCGGCCGCCTAG
- a CDS encoding sensor histidine kinase, whose amino-acid sequence MRTRLLPLLIVLLAAVLLALGIPLAGSLAAAQQQRVVVDRMDDTARFAALAQFVTDGPGGSRRTTADERRASLRSELESYYDVYGIRVGVFYRNGTEAMANAPGDWFVPRAGEVRRAFDEALLSRRSHDPPQAWPWQHSRLVVASPVIRDGDVVAVVVTDSPTEQLRSRILRGWLVIGAGEIAAMLLAVGAALRLTGWVLKPVRVLDATTHDIATGRLKSRVAVAGGPPELRRLARSFNEMAHNVEAVLEQQRAFVADASHQLRNPLAALLLRIELLALELPEDHAEIASVRAEGKRLAQVLDDLLDLALAEHAEADLGLTDIGALAGERVAAWAPAAGAKGVSLTGDCPPTTAWADPIALSSALDAVIDNAVKFTPEGGTVEVAVSADGDTTTVVVTDTGPGLTDEELARVGDRFWRSGRHQNVKGSGLGLSITRALLAAGGGSVDFAHHEPRGLRVAVSVPRHPPTAEPTPGAR is encoded by the coding sequence GTGCGCACACGTCTCCTCCCGCTGCTCATCGTGCTGCTGGCGGCCGTCCTGCTCGCGCTCGGCATCCCGCTCGCCGGCAGCCTGGCCGCCGCACAGCAGCAACGGGTCGTCGTCGACCGGATGGACGACACGGCCCGGTTCGCCGCGCTCGCCCAGTTCGTCACCGACGGGCCCGGCGGATCGCGCCGCACCACCGCGGACGAGCGCCGGGCGAGTCTGCGCAGCGAACTGGAGAGCTACTACGACGTCTACGGCATACGCGTGGGTGTCTTCTACCGCAACGGTACGGAGGCGATGGCCAACGCGCCCGGCGACTGGTTCGTCCCGCGCGCGGGTGAGGTACGCCGGGCGTTCGACGAGGCGTTGCTCAGCCGGCGCAGCCACGACCCGCCGCAGGCCTGGCCCTGGCAGCACAGTCGGCTCGTCGTCGCCTCACCGGTGATCCGGGACGGGGACGTCGTCGCCGTCGTGGTCACCGACTCGCCCACCGAGCAACTGCGTTCCCGGATTTTGCGCGGCTGGCTGGTCATAGGAGCCGGGGAGATCGCGGCCATGCTGCTCGCCGTCGGCGCCGCGCTCCGGCTGACCGGCTGGGTGCTCAAGCCGGTCAGGGTCCTGGACGCCACCACGCACGACATCGCCACCGGGCGGCTCAAATCCCGGGTCGCGGTGGCCGGCGGGCCGCCGGAACTCAGACGGCTGGCCCGATCGTTCAACGAGATGGCGCACAACGTCGAGGCCGTGCTGGAGCAGCAGCGCGCCTTCGTCGCCGACGCCTCGCACCAGTTGCGCAACCCGCTCGCGGCGCTGCTGCTGCGCATCGAACTGCTCGCCCTCGAACTCCCCGAGGACCACGCGGAGATCGCTTCGGTCCGCGCCGAGGGCAAGCGCCTTGCGCAGGTCCTGGACGACCTGCTCGACCTGGCGCTGGCCGAGCACGCGGAGGCCGACCTGGGGCTGACCGACATCGGCGCGCTGGCCGGGGAGCGGGTGGCCGCCTGGGCACCGGCCGCCGGGGCCAAGGGCGTGAGCCTGACCGGCGACTGCCCGCCCACCACCGCCTGGGCCGACCCGATCGCCCTGTCCAGCGCTCTGGACGCGGTGATCGACAACGCCGTGAAGTTCACCCCCGAGGGCGGCACGGTCGAGGTCGCCGTCTCCGCCGACGGCGACACCACCACGGTCGTCGTCACGGACACCGGGCCCGGCCTCACCGACGAGGAACTCGCGCGCGTGGGCGACCGGTTCTGGCGCAGCGGCCGGCACCAGAACGTCAAGGGCTCGGGCCTGGGCCTGTCCATCACCCGCGCCCTGCTCGCGGCGGGCGGCGGCTCGGTCGACTTCGCCCACCACGAGCCGCGCGGACTACGGGTCGCCGTCAGCGTGCCACGGCACCCACCGACCGCCGAGCCGACTCCGGGCGCCCGCTAG
- a CDS encoding MarR family winged helix-turn-helix transcriptional regulator — protein sequence MSEEALDAALRLVRAQTALVRRFDARLGGLHGVSLADFTLLLRLAQAPGARMRRVDLAEALGLTASGVTRGLAPLERIGLVTREPDARDARVAYAALTGTGRRRLTEMLATARETAAEIFTGLDWPPADLARLTALLTRLGGTGLKGP from the coding sequence ATGAGCGAGGAGGCGCTGGACGCGGCGCTGCGGCTGGTACGGGCCCAGACGGCGCTGGTACGGCGCTTCGACGCGCGGCTCGGCGGGCTGCACGGCGTCAGCCTCGCCGATTTCACGCTGCTGCTCCGGCTGGCACAGGCACCCGGCGCCCGGATGCGCCGGGTCGACCTGGCCGAGGCACTGGGGCTGACCGCCTCCGGGGTCACGCGCGGACTCGCCCCGCTGGAGCGGATCGGGCTGGTGACCCGGGAGCCGGACGCCCGGGACGCGCGCGTGGCGTACGCGGCGCTGACCGGGACGGGCCGGCGGCGGCTGACGGAGATGCTGGCCACCGCCCGGGAGACGGCCGCCGAGATCTTCACCGGCCTGGACTGGCCCCCGGCCGACCTCGCCCGCCTCACGGCCCTGCTGACCCGCCTGGGCGGCACGGGCCTGAAGGGCCCCTGA
- a CDS encoding DUF6204 family protein has protein sequence MTTRTFRITVRGAFDGLTEAQRAALLADAAEHDVLRAAFTPEGTLTYDIAARPAFVFRFSATGEKEEDILEATERAEEAATSWLTGRGYGYKQLRSTAEDLSQAPLGKRQRRAARASGS, from the coding sequence ATGACCACACGGACCTTCCGCATCACCGTCCGCGGCGCCTTCGACGGCCTCACCGAAGCACAGCGCGCCGCCCTCCTCGCCGACGCCGCCGAACACGACGTCCTGCGCGCCGCGTTCACGCCCGAGGGAACGCTCACCTACGACATCGCCGCCCGGCCCGCCTTCGTCTTCCGCTTCTCCGCCACGGGCGAGAAGGAGGAGGACATCCTGGAGGCGACCGAGCGGGCCGAGGAGGCGGCCACATCCTGGCTCACCGGGCGCGGCTACGGCTACAAGCAGCTGCGGTCCACCGCCGAGGACCTCTCCCAGGCCCCCTTGGGCAAGCGACAGCGCCGCGCCGCCCGGGCGTCCGGCTCCTGA